The proteins below come from a single Ostrinia nubilalis chromosome Z, ilOstNubi1.1, whole genome shotgun sequence genomic window:
- the LOC135087035 gene encoding uncharacterized protein LOC135087035: MLKYHRRSHRHKSPVQCLRWRSSGDSDAASTAAVETTLERLRGTRGALEELWSDRERRLELTLQLRHFERDALEVSSRLELWGDELQRTEPPRDPQQAEQALAAHNESVARMQHATYQRTEPPRDPQQAEQALAAHNESVARMQHATYQRTEPPRDPQQAEQALAAHNESVARMQHATYQRTEPPRDPQQAEQALAAHNESVARMQHATYQVTSLELGDA, from the exons ATGCTCAAATATCACCGGCGTTCCCATAGGCACAAGTCGCCTGTGCAGTGTTTGCGATGGAG ATCGTCGGGCGACTCAGATGCGGCGAGCACAGCCGCCGTGGAGACGACGTTGGAACGGCTGCGTGGCACCCGCGGCGCGCTCGAGGAGCTGTGGTCCGACCGCGAGCGCAGGCTTGAGCTCACGCTCCAGCTGAGGCACTTTGAACGCGACGCACTCGAG GTGTCCTCGCGCCTTGAGTTGTGGGGCGACGAGCTGCAGCGCACGGAGCCGCCGCGCGACCCGCAGCAGGCCGAGCAGGCGCTCGCCGCGCACAACGAGAGCGTGGCCAGGATGCAGCACGCCACCTACCAG CGCACGGAGCCGCCGCGCGACCCGCAGCAGGCCGAGCAGGCGCTCGCCGCGCACAACGAGAGCGTGGCCAGGATGCAGCACGCCACCTACCAG CGCACGGAGCCGCCGCGCGACCCGCAGCAGGCCGAGCAGGCGCTCGCCGCGCACAACGAGAGCGTGGCCAGGATGCAGCACGCCACCTACCAG CGCACGGAGCCGCCGCGCGACCCGCAGCAGGCCGAGCAGGCGCTCGCCGCGCACAACGAGAGCGTGGCCAGGATGCAGCACGCCACCTACCAGGTAACATCACTGGAGTTGGGTGACGCTTGA